Proteins encoded by one window of Castor canadensis chromosome 2, mCasCan1.hap1v2, whole genome shotgun sequence:
- the Lcmt2 gene encoding tRNA wybutosine-synthesizing protein 4, which produces MGPRNRERRAGAVQSTNDSSALSKSSLAARGYVQDAFAGLLVRGTARRVPLIHRGYYVRACAVRYCVHAFLMRTATTSDAPSAQILSLGAGSDSLYFRLKTAGLLARAAVWEVDFPDVARHKAERIGETPELCALTGRFRIGGPGSALCFESSDYCILGLDLRHLQRLDEALDVAGLDAASPTLLLAEAVLTYLEPSSAAALIAWAAQRFPNALFAIYEQMKPRDAFGQVMLQHFQQLNSPLHGLDLFPDVEAQRHRFLEAGWTACSALDMNEFYRCFLPAEERRRMENLEPFDEFEEWHLKCAHYFILAASRGDTLTQTLVFPPSDSFSRVDPASPAGVFLARVVPGDSQGSNLKRYGHASVLLSPGIILSAGGFGEQEGRHCRVSKFHLLSRYCGLKWKGSQICSGGTGTQWDGRLYHTMTRLSDTQVLVLGGRLSPVSPASGALQLHLYKREGNCPEDLNVTVTKIGFKDDSILSCWRHSTTEVYYQNQKYLFVYGGRGVVEPVLSDLHFLHVGTMAWVNIPVEGEAPEARHSHSACTWQGGALIAGGLGASEEPLNSVFFLRPMSCGFLWEPIDVQPPITPRYSHTAHVLNGKLLLVGGVWIHSSSVPGVTVINLTTGWSSEYQIDTTCVPWPLMLHNHTSILLPEEQQLLLLGGGGNCFSFGTYFNPHTVTLDLSSSSAGQ; this is translated from the coding sequence ATGGGCCCGCGAAACCGCGAACGTCGGGCAGGAGCAGTACAGAGCACCAATGACAGCAGCGCCCTCAGCAAGAGCTCCCTGGCCGCGCGCGGGTATGTGCAGGACGCCTTTGCCGGGCTGCTGGTTCGGGGGACTGCACGCCGTGTACCGCTCATTCACCGGGGCTACTACGTCCGCGCGTGCGCCGTGCGGTACTGCGTGCACGCCTTCCTGATGCGCACGGCCACGACCTCCGACGCGCCTAGCGCCCAGATTCTGTCTCTCGGTGCCGGGTCGGATTCGCTGTATTTTCGTCTCAAAACTGCTGGTCTTTTGGCCAGGGCTGCCGTGTGGGAAGTGGATTTCCCAGATGTGGCGCGGCACAAAGCCGAGCGGATTGGAGAGACACCGGAGCTGTGCGCGTTAACAGGGCGCTTCCGGATCGGCGGCCCCGGGTCAGCGCTGTGCTTTGAGAGCTCGGACTACTGCATCCTGGGCTTGGACCTGCGGCACCTCCAGCGCTTGGACGAGGCCCTGGACGTCGCGGGCCTGGACGCCGCCTCACCTACCCTGCTCCTGGCCGAGGCGGTGCTCACCTACCTGGAGCCCAGTAGTGCCGCGGCCCTCATTGCCTGGGCAGCCCAGCGTTTTCCTAATGCCCTTTTCGCGATCTACGAGCAAATGAAGCCGCGAGACGCGTTTGGGCAGGTCATGCTGCAACATTTTCAGCAGCTGAATTCTCCCCTGCATGGCCTGGACCTCTTTCCCGACGTGGAGGCCCAGCGGCACCGCTTCCTTGAAGCTGGCTGGACGGCCTGCAGTGCCCTAGACATGAATGAGTTCTATCGCTGTTTTCTCCCCGCAGAAGAACGCCGGCGGATGGAAAATCTCGAACCCTTTGATGAGTTTGAGGAGTGGCACCTGAAGTGTGCCCACTATTTTATTCTGGCAGCGTCTAGGGGAGACACCCTAACCCAGACTCTGGTGTTTCCACCCTCGGATTCATTTTCTCGGGTAGATCCTGCTTCACCGGCAGGGGTCTTCCTTGCCAGAGTAGTGCCTGGTGACAGTCAGGGCTCAAACCTTAAGCGATATGGCCACGCCTCTGTCCTCTTGAGCCCAGGCATTATTCTCAGTGCAGGAGGATTTGGAGAGCAGGAAGGTCGGCACTGCCGGGTGAGCAAGTTTCATTTGCTCTCCAGATACTGTGGCTTGAAATGGAAAGGCAGCCAAATATGCAGCGGGGGTACCGGAACTCAGTGGGATGGACGCCTTTATCACACCATGACAAGACTCTCAGATACTCAGGTTCTGGTTCTGGGAGGGAGACTATCCCCAGTAAGTCCAGCTTCGGGGGCTCTCCAACTTCATTTATATAAAAGGGAGGGTAATTGCCCTGAGGACCTGAATGTGACTGTAACAAAGATTGGCTTCAAAGACGATTCCATTCTGTCGTGTTGGCGGCATTCAACAACAGAAGTATACTATCAGAATCAGAAATACTTGTTTGTGTATGGGGGTCGAGGTGTGGTGGAACCTGTTCTAAGTGACCTGCATTTCCTACACGTAGGGACAATGGCTTGGGTCAATATCCCGGTGGAAGGGGAAGCACCTGAAGCTCGACATTCCCACAGTGCTTGCACTTGGCAAGGGGGAGCCCTTATTGCTGGAGGTCTTGGGGCTTCTGAGGAGCCATTGAACTCTGTGTTCTTTCTGAGACCAATGTCTTGTGGATTCCTCTGGGAACCAATAGATGTCCAGCCTCCCATTACTCCAAGGTACTCCCACACAGCTCACGTACTCAATGGAAAGCTTCTCCTGGTTGGAGGGGTCTGGATTCATTCCTCCTCAGTTCCTGGAGTGACTGTTATCAATTTAACTACAGGATGGAGTTCTGAGTATCAGATTGACACAACGTGTGTGCCATGGCCATTAATGTTACACAACCATACCAGCATCCTCCTTCCTGAAGAGCAGCAGCTATTGCTCCTTGGAGGTGGTGGGAACTGCTTTTCCTTTGGCACTTATTTCAATCCTCATACAGTGACATTAGACCTTTCTTCCTCAAGTGCAGGGCAGTAA